In one Drosophila pseudoobscura strain MV-25-SWS-2005 chromosome X, UCI_Dpse_MV25, whole genome shotgun sequence genomic region, the following are encoded:
- the LOC117185072 gene encoding uncharacterized protein has translation MSSENLQVSSSTGTSTQSSQSTPNASVSSNISDGENSGSRAAPPMVTAGGILNRIVSGIRSAYLEILVRIPMVVPRNNRSDSTSNRAPEAAIGLRTPNSLSTDRIRAPSTSRRRRHASTNTATTGPTASDAEVSGPSRPKRQRTDSNESLEETYNCPICIESVSSRDPVATKCGHVFCRQCIRTVIRRFHKCPVCRMRSTLRQLKSITM, from the coding sequence ATGAGCAGCGAGAATTTGCAGGTTAGCTCTAGCACCGGAACCAGCACACAATCTTCGCAATCTACCCCGAATGCTTCAGTCTCCAGCAACATATCCGATGGAGAGAACTCGGGCTCAAGGGCTGCTCCCCCCATGGTGACTGCTGGAGGAATTCTAAATCGCATCGTTTCGGGAATTAGGTCTGCGTACCTTGAGATACTAGTCCGGATACCAATGGTGGTGCCCCGTAATAATCGCTCCGATTCAACATCGAATCGTGCTCCAGAGGCGGCGATTGGCTTGCGCACTCCCAACTCCCTCTCAACAGACAGGATTAGGGCCCCATCTACCAGTCGGCGTCGCCGCCACGCCAGCACCAATACCGCTACCACAGGTCCCACTGCATCGGATGCCGAAGTCAGCGGTCCGTCGAGACCGAAGCGCCAGCGCACCGACTCAAACGAGTCCTTGGAAGAAACCTACAATTGCCCCATTTGTATCGAGAGCGTATCGAGCCGAGATCCAGTGGCCACCAAATGCGGACACGTTTTCTGCCGCCAATGCATTCGCACTGTCATACGCCGCTTTCACAAGTGTCCCGTGTGCAGGATGCGCTCGACCCTGAGGCAGCTTAAATCTATTACTATGTAG
- the Cyp311a1 gene encoding probable cytochrome P450 311a1 → MPCWVLLLVGLGLLLLLQKWALLRLGSSLPGPWAFPLLGNAQMVGKLRPEFIFLVFTELRDRFGATYRLWLGPQLWVFLHTAEETREALHDPTLRKAKTFLQLEPLIGNGLLISHGSHWTQQRRLLTPAFRPTLLRSFAPSVAKHADRLIQRLEETRGSFLEVTDPLFACLLDAIVDTSMGEQLETQSVAHSPIIKAFHRSSQLLFKRMINPLLASDWVFKQTRLWRELSEQLQVIHTLMDSLIDRRSAQLQQQGNEPRKALNLLDTLLLANIDGEPLSRKEIRDEINTFVFAGVDTTTAAMSFVLYALAMNPEAQDRLQEELRQLPPGISIDLDTLNELPYLDALLKEVLRLYTIVPTTGRQTTRSTVIGGRTYCAGVTLWINMYGLAHDASYFPDPYVFKPERWMQETELQAEVPFSYIPFSGGPHVCIGRRYALLLMKLLTARIARAFQLELRPGQPELTLQAQMVLKTREGIHLAFTKR, encoded by the exons ATGCCTTGTTgggtgctgctgttggtgggcCTGGGACTGCTACTGCTCCTTCAGAAGTGGGCGTTGCTGCGCCTGGGCAGCAGCCTGCCCGGACCTTGGGCTTTTCCGCTGCTGGGCAACGCCCAAATGGTGGGCAAGTTGCGGCCCGAGT TCATCTTTCTGGTCTTTACAGAGCTACGCGACCGCTTTGGCGCAACCTACCGTTTGTGGCTGGGGCCGCAGCTGTGGGTGTTCCTGCACACAGCAGAGGAGACGCGCGAGGCGCTACACGATCCCACCCTGCGCAAGGCCAAGACATTCCTCCAGCTGGAGCCGCTCATCGGTAACGGTCTTCTAATAAGCCATGGCTCCCACTggacgcagcagcggcggctCCTCACTCCCGCCTTTCGGCCGACCCTTCTTCGAAGCTTTGCCCCCAGTGTGGCCAAGCATGCGGATCGTTTGATCCAGCGGCTCGAGGAGACCCGCGGCTCCTTCCTCGAGGTCACAGATCCCCTTTTTGCCTGTCTGCTGGACGCTATCGTGG ACACCTCCATGGGCGAGCAGCTGGAGACGCAGTCTGTGGCGCACTCTCCCATCATCAAAGCCTTCCACCGCAGCAGCCAACTGCTGTTCAAGCGCATGATTAATCCCCTGCTGGCCTCCGACTGGGTCTTTAAGCAAACCCGGCTGTGGCGAGAGCTGAGCGAGCAGCTTCAGGTTATCCACACGCTGATGGATTCGTTGATTGATCGGCGCTCCGCACAGCTCCAGCAACAAGGGAATGAGCCCCGCAAGGCGCTCAACCTGCTGGACACGCTCCTTTTGGCCAATATCGACGGTGAGCCCTTGAGTCGAAAAGAGATACGCGACGAGATCAACACTTTTGTATTTGCG GGCGTGGACACAACAACGGCGGCCATGTCCTTTGTCCTGTATGCGCTGGCCATGAATCCAGAGGCACAGGACAGATTGCAGGAGGAGTTGCGGCAGCTGCCGCCAGGTATATCAATCGATCTGGATACTCTCAATGAGCTTCCCTATCTGGATGCCCTGCTCAAGGAGGTGCTGCGCCTGTACACGATCGTGCCCACTACCGGACGCCAGACCACACGCTCCACCGTCATCGGGGGGCGTACGTACTGCGCTGGGGTTACTCTCTGGATCAACATGTACGGCCTGGCCCACGATGCTAGCTACTTTCCCGATCCATACGTCTTCAAGCCGGAGCGCTGGATGCAGGAGACTGAGCTGCAGGCGGAGGTGCCCTTCAGCTACATCCCATTCTCGGGCGGTCCCCACGTCTGCATCGGGCGTCGTTACGCGCTTCTTCTGATGAAACTGCTCACGGCTCGAATAGCGAGAGCCTTCCAGTTGGAGTTACGTCCGGGACAACCTGAGCTGACGCTGCAGGCCCAGATGGTGCTCAAGACCCGTGAGGGCATCCACTTGGCATTTACAAAACGCTAA
- the LOC6901982 gene encoding uncharacterized protein, with translation MLLKQCRTERNFLLENRLMVRYPLAVRVDQSSVRQPLKYHNYEMPTAASLARRSSPAGPVVQRSKRTARPRRSTASSNASSEKQIQTDDICDEMFLSAALLKCSEHGQSRATQSEGDECSPPLGLKHIAGGSLRRTTSNFELGRVAEQRDAYQSGNLYTLHRLLGGVAGTVPGSELDQMDDSWTINQMSRTPRDNGGDSSSISSSRSSRTSSPQVRQVAIPEITDVYQEDPLSARSQVSKISGPPSAASLPSEAEHESDKNLETEEKQQSQPEQEHRIHLSEAQRTALIEKARIRRSLLIAEWNRLPLSTFTLRVRNLKRQLEQKLDIVDKDLSVLSQQRDSSDSYHRFF, from the coding sequence ATGCTTTTGAAGCAGTGCCGGACCGAGCGAAACTTCCTTCTCGAGAACCGACTGATGGTGCGCTACCCACTGGCCGTCCGCGTGGATCAGTCGTCTGTCAGACAACCTTTGAAGTACCACAACTACGAGATGCCCACAGCGGCTTCGCTGGCCAGGCGCTCGAGTCCCGCAGGTCCAGTGGTCCAGCGGTCCAAGCGGACGGCGCGTCCTCGCAGATCCACAGCCTCTTCCAACGCCTCTTCGGAGAAACAGATCCAGACAGACGACATATGCGACGAGATGTTTCTCAGCGCAGCGCTGCTCAAGTGTTCCGAGCACGGGCAGTCGAGAGCCACGCAGAGTGAGGGCGACGAGTGCAGCCCACCTCTGGGCCTGAAACACATCGCCGGTGGGAGTCTTCGACGCACCACATCCAACTTCGAACTGGGCAGAGTGGCCGAGCAACGCGATGCCTACCAGTCCGGTAATCTGTACACACTGCACCGACTGTTAGGCGGCGTTGCCGGCACTGTGCCCGGCTCTGAACTGGACCAGATGGATGACAGCTGGACAATAAATCAGATGTCCCGGACTCCCCGCGACAATGGTGGGGACAGTTCATCCATTAGCTCAAGTCGCTCATCTCGGACGAGCTCGCCGCAGGTACGCCAGGTGGCCATACCGGAAATCACAGACGTCTATCAGGAGGATCCCCTCAGCGCACGCTCCCAGGTCTCCAAAATCAGTGGGCCGCCTTCTGCCGCTAGTCTTCCTTCAGAAGCAGAACACGAGTCGGATAAGAACTTAGAGACAGAAGAaaagcagcagtcgcagccggAGCAGGAACATCGAATTCATCTGTCAGAGGCCCAGCGGACAGCCTTGATCGAAAAAGCCCGGATCCGTCGAAGCCTGCTAATCGCCGAGTGGAATCGCTTGCCCCTCTCTACGTTTACGCTTCGTGTGCGCAACCTGAAGCGGCAACTGGAGCAGAAGCTAGACATAGTGGACAAAGATCTGAGCGTTCTCTCCCAGCAGAGGGACAGCTCTGATTCATATCATAGGTTCTTCTAG
- the LOC4816098 gene encoding uncharacterized protein — MDQFSHDLTLALEETSLMDRACGVGRWGSRRRTRSTGNLPCAPQPTEDSSSSPTDTPNAHGHGHGHGHSHGHGHGHAQHHHQHPSANADGLDLKLAASDSDDKAGAMLPLRLPLPCKTLNAAAAVRMGVGALESDSLNETNFSPARFYKPNSRRKRKIKRMSMEFEFSKDTHPAASPHSFTESPLQPGMLGGACSGLALASTGTVRKRLLKADAGNRSNFFFCGKRKRSNRDRYNEQEPGAGSSIGCSNKLHSSSMPRYTHMEEYQRMRPRSYSSTSKPHSDRLLPLNKGLLSKINRMAQQTQKTDNADADATKTGQSATGQKLQPEELAKSRSSTARGERQTAPPAPVDAAASVLTVTDILGSFSMDTIVPVTDIEALLSTPAKVPQVPRQQKSHSQSNSASKTHRRRRFCQTPQPLQAQSMDISELYDFLSSSSLSTSSDSEDGGHRRHDTGREGDDELTDWPGNEFGPGGKYDPKRKLTKKSLLSQIRSDDTIGEDDTLMSGTETTVTQLATESAPQTQTPWLPDALQDLSRFQSAPASEPIEIQGGASGYRSAAGFVDVNLCLDMDINVDTVPAPKQIESEMSGETSNPFLSSSPPGQVQEVREILAGCRRINGDRPGFSIKLSVNERLARFLQDPRQTQIRLPDMEINEADSLYNLANLYSLTMVVEHGCTVLTKTGNTTQSVSVDHPQQRGLPQHPDLFSDFKRRCYGDGEGGGEGEGERERQNETPGLPGAKEMDNK, encoded by the exons ATGGATCAATTCTCGCACGACTTGACGCTGGCCCTGGAGGAGACCTCGCTCATGGACAGGGCGTGCGGCGTTGGTAGGTGGGGTTCACGTCGCAGAACCCGATCAACGGGTAATTTGC CTTGTGCCCCTCAACCCACAGAGGACTCGTCGAGCAGCCCCACGGACACACCGAATGCccacggacatggacatgggcatGGACATAGCCACGGACACGGTCACGGGCATGCACAACATCACCACCAACACCCAAGTGCTAACGCAGATGGACTGGACCTGAAGCTGGCGGCCAGCGACTCGGATGACAAGGCAGGGGCTATGCTCCCGCTACGCCTCCCACTGCCATGCAAGACCCTGAACGCCGCGGCCGCCGTACGCATGGGCGTGGGGGCGCTCGAGTCGGACTCGCTCAACGAGACAAACTTCAGTCCAGCCCG TTTCTACAAGCCCAATTCGCGACGCAAACGAAAAATAAAGCGCATGTCCATGGAGTTTGAGTTCAGCAAGGACACGCACCCAGCCGCCTCTCCGCACAGCTTCACGGAGTCACCCCTGCAGCCGGGAATGTTGGGCGGCGCATGCAGCGGCTTGGCATTGGCCTCGACGGGGACGGTTCGCAAACGCCTGCTAAAGGCGGACGCCGGCAATCGGTCGAATTTCTTTTTCTGTGGCAAGCGCAAGCGCTCCAATCGCGACCGCTACAATGAACAGGAGCCGGGTGCGGGCTCAAGCATCGGTTGCAGCAATAAGCTGCACTCTTCTAGCATGCCGCGCTACACCCACATGGAGGAATACCAGCGGATGCGACCGCGCAGCTACTCGTCCACCTCCAAGCCGCACAGCGACCGCCTGTTGCCCCTCAACAAAGGACTGCTTTCGAAGATAAATCGCATGGcgcaacaaacacaaaagacTGACAATGCTGATGCCGACGCCACGAAGACCGGCCAGTCCGCTACAGGCCAGAAGCTACAGCCAGAGGAACTGGCCAAAAGCAGGTCTTCAACGGCCCGCGGAGAGCGCCAAACTGCTCCCCCAGCACCAGTTGACGCCGCTGCATCCGTACTCACCGTCACCGACATCCTGGGCAGCTTCAGTATGGACACCATAGTGCCCGTCACCGACATCGAGGCTCTCCTGAGCACACCCGCAAAGGTGCCACAGGTGCCGCGCCAGCAAAAGAGTCACAGCCAGAGCAACAGCGCCTCCAAGACCCATCGCCGCCGCCGTTTCTGCCAGACACCGCAGCCTCTGCAGGCGCAGTCCATGGACATCAGCGAGCTGTACGACTTCCTCAGCTCGAGCTCACTGAGCACCTCATCGGACAGCGAGGATGGCGGCCATCGGCGGCACGACACGGGTCGTGAGGGCGACGACGAGCTAACCGATTGGCCGGGCAACGAGTTTGGGCCCGGGGGTAAGTATGATCCCAAGCGGAAGCTAACCAAGAAGTCGCTGCTTTCGCAAATACGCTCGGACGATACCATTGGCGAGGACGACACCCTTATGTCGGGAACGGAGACCACTGTGACCCAGCTGGCCACAGAGAGCGCTCCTCAGACCCAGACGCCCTGGCTGCCAGATGCACTGCAGGATCTGTCCCGCTTCCAGTCCGCCCCAGCTTCGGAGCCAATTGAGATCCAGGGGGGGGCCAGTGGCTATCGGAGCGCAGCGGGCTTCGTCGACGTCAATCTCTGCCTGGATATGGACATCAATGTGGACACCGTGCCGGCGCCGAAGCAAATCGAGAGCGAGATGTCCGGCGAGACGTCAAACCCATTCCTCTCCTCCTCGCCGCCCGGTCAAGTGCAGGAGGTGCGCGAAATCCTCGCCGGCTGCCGTCGCATCAATGGCGACCGGCCCGGCTTCAGCATTAAGCTAAGTGTGAACGAGCGGCTCGCTCGCTTTCTACAGGATCCGCGTCAGACCCAGATCCGTCTGCCCGATATGGAGATCAACGAGGCCGACAGCCTCTACAATTTGGCCAATCTTTACTCCCTCACGATGGTGGTGGAGCACGGCTGCACAGTGCTTACGAAGACAGG GAATACCACACAGTCGGTCAGCGTGGATCATCCTCAACAGCGTGGCCTGCCGCAGCATCCGGATCTCTTTAGCGACTTTAAACGCCGCTGTTATGGGGACGGTGAGGGTGGGGGAGAAGGCGAgggcgagagggagaggcagaacGAAACTCCTGGCCTGCCAGGTGCCAAAGAAATGGACAACAAATGA